From the Conger conger chromosome 14, fConCon1.1, whole genome shotgun sequence genome, one window contains:
- the sp1 gene encoding transcription factor Sp1 isoform X2 has protein sequence MIQLVRHRCGEAFTSSQLQQEQQQDEMAALVEGGGGFLQKRNSNAGQDSQQPSPLALLAATCSRIDTPGEGEGVSEPQQNQQMDLGQAQLTHTPNGWQLIPVSVQSPVASGTITTEAGKTRAGPGQPSQGQQQYVVAPSAGLQGQQLLTTLSGVMPNIQYQVIPQFQTVDGQQLQFASAQQDPQAGGQFQLVSSPGGGQQLIATGRSAGPGAGGNILAVPGLLQQAIPLQNLGLGNGLLQNQTQFLANMPVSLNGNIALLPVSAADGGVSTSQQLIQPVSCASGTGYYSCPASTTSAPTSYGGGLVTQSGGFQGSVAGGGIQQDGGQQQVLLQSQPLLQGGQSLQGGQVFATQALPQEALQNLQIQTIPSGGPILVRTVGPGGQVSWQTLQLQGAGGAQIALAPLQTQIPGLQTVSLNALASSGLQMTQLQGLPIAIANPTGEQGLQGGVGGDSMDDSTAMDDCGDASPQPPNRRTRREACTCPYCKEGEGRTDPGKKKQHICHIPGCGKVYGKTSHLRAHLRWHTGERPFVCSWSFCGKRFTRSDELQRHKRTHTGEKKFTCTECPKRFMRSDHLSKHIKTHLNKKAPGAPADGNISAPVAPETAPSLDQHALITMETLSPEGIARLASSGINVMQVADLHSININSNGY, from the exons ATGATCCAACTTGTAAGACATCGCTGTGGAGAAGCGTTTACAAGTAGCCAACTGCAACAGG AACAACAGCAAGATGAAATGGCCGCGTTGGTGGAGGGCGGTGGGGGATTTCTTCAAAAGAGAAACTCTAATGCCGGACAG GACTCACAGCAGCCGTCGCCTCTGGCTCTCCTGGCCGCGACGTGCAGCCGGATCGACACGCCCGGGGAAGGCGAGGGCGTCTCGGAGCCGCAGCAGAACCAGCAGATGGATCTCGGCCAGGCGCAGCTGACGCACACGCCGAACGGCTGGCAGCTCATTCCCGTCAGCGTGCAGTCGCCCGTGGCGTCGGGAACCATAACCACAGAGGCGGGGAAGACCCGTGCGGGGCCGGGGCAGCCGTCACAGGGGCAGCAGCAGTACGTGGTGGCCCCCAGCGCGGGGCTGCAGGGGCAGCAGCTCCTCACCACGCTGTCCGGGGTTATGCCGAACATCCAGTACCAGGTCATCCCGCAGTTCCAGACGGTGGACGGGCAGCAGCTGCAGTTCGCCTCCGCCCAGCAGGACCCCCAGGCGGGGGGGCAGTTCCAGCTGGTGTCCTCCCCCGGGGGCGGGCAGCAGCTCATCGCCACGGGCCGGAgcgcggggccgggggccgggggcaaCATCCTGGCCGTCCCCGGGCTCCTCCAGCAGGCCATCCCGCTGCAGAACCTGGGCCTGGGGAACGGGCTGCTCCAGAACCAGACGCAGTTCTTAGCCAACATGCCGGTGTCGCTGAACGGGAACATCGCTCTCCTGCCGGTCAGTGCGGCGGACGGGGGCGTCTCCACCTCCCAGCAGCTGATCCAGCCGGTGTCCTGCGCCAGCGGCACGGGATACTACAGCTGCCCCGCCTCCACCACCTCCGCCCCCACGTCCTACGGAGGGGGCCTGGTCACGCAGAGCGGGGGCTTCCAGGGCTCAGTGGCCGGGGGGGGCATCCAGCAGGACGGGGGCCAGCAGCAGGTGCTGCTCCAGTCCCAGcctctgctccagggggggcAGTCCCTCCAGGGGGGGCAGGTGTTCGCCACGCAGGCCCTGCCCCAGGAGGCCCTGCAGAACCTGCAGATCCAGACCATCCCGAGCGGGGGACCCATTCTGGTGCGCACGGTGGGCCCCGGGGGGCAGGTGAGCTGGCAGACCCTGCAGCTTCAGGGGGCCGGTGGGGCCCAGATCGCCCTGGCCCCCCTCCAGACACAGATCCCCGGCCTGCAGACTGTCAGCCTCAACGCCCTCGCCAGCTCTGGCCTGCAGATGACCCAGCTCCAGGGCCTGCCCATCGCCATCGCCAACCCCACAG GGGAACAGGGGCTGCAGGGCGGAGTGGGCGGGGACAGCATGGACGACAGCACAGCGATGGACGACTGCGGAGAtgccagcccccagcccccaaacCGCCGTACCCGCAGAGAGGCCTGCACCTGCCCCTACTGCAAGGAGGGAGAGGgccg CACTGACCCTGGTAAGAAGAAGCAGCACATCTGCCACATCCCGGGCTGTGGGAAGGTGTACGGCAAGACGTCCCACCTGAGGGCCCACCTGCGCTGGCACACGGGCGAGCGGCCCTTCGTCTGCTCCTGGTCCTTCTGCGGCAAGCGCTTCACCCGCTCCGACGAGCTGCAgagacacaaacgcacacacaccg GAGAGAAGAAGTTCACCTGCACAGAGTGCCCCAAACGCTTCATGCGGAGTGACCACCTGTCCAAGCACATAAAGACCCACCTGAACAAGAAAGCGCCAGGTGCCCCAGCTGACGGCAACATCTCTGCCCCCGTCGCCCCGGAAACTGCTCCCTCCTTGGACCAGCATGCcctcatcaccatggaaacgctATCCCCGGAGGGCATCGCCCGGTTGGCCAGCAGTGGCATCAACGTGATGCAGGTGGCAGACCTCCACTCCATCAACATCAACAGCAACGGCTactga
- the sp1 gene encoding transcription factor Sp1 isoform X1: MIQLVRHRCGEAFTSSQLQQEQQQDEMAALVEGGGGFLQKRNSNAGQDSQQPSPLALLAATCSRIDTPGEGEGVSEPQQNQQMDLGQAQLTHTPNGWQLIPVSVQSPVASGTITTEAGKTRAGPGQPSQGQQQYVVAPSAGLQGQQLLTTLSGVMPNIQYQVIPQFQTVDGQQLQFASAQQDPQAGGQFQLVSSPGGGQQLIATGRSAGPGAGGNILAVPGLLQQAIPLQNLGLGNGLLQNQTQFLANMPVSLNGNIALLPVSAADGGVSTSQQLIQPVSCASGTGYYSCPASTTSAPTSYGGGLVTQSGGFQGSVAGGGIQQDGGQQQVLLQSQPLLQGGQSLQGGQVFATQALPQEALQNLQIQTIPSGGPILVRTVGPGGQVSWQTLQLQGAGGAQIALAPLQTQIPGLQTVSLNALASSGLQMTQLQGLPIAIANPTGEQGLQGGVGGDSMDDSTAMDDCGDASPQPPNRRTRREACTCPYCKEGEGRSTDPGKKKQHICHIPGCGKVYGKTSHLRAHLRWHTGERPFVCSWSFCGKRFTRSDELQRHKRTHTGEKKFTCTECPKRFMRSDHLSKHIKTHLNKKAPGAPADGNISAPVAPETAPSLDQHALITMETLSPEGIARLASSGINVMQVADLHSININSNGY; encoded by the exons ATGATCCAACTTGTAAGACATCGCTGTGGAGAAGCGTTTACAAGTAGCCAACTGCAACAGG AACAACAGCAAGATGAAATGGCCGCGTTGGTGGAGGGCGGTGGGGGATTTCTTCAAAAGAGAAACTCTAATGCCGGACAG GACTCACAGCAGCCGTCGCCTCTGGCTCTCCTGGCCGCGACGTGCAGCCGGATCGACACGCCCGGGGAAGGCGAGGGCGTCTCGGAGCCGCAGCAGAACCAGCAGATGGATCTCGGCCAGGCGCAGCTGACGCACACGCCGAACGGCTGGCAGCTCATTCCCGTCAGCGTGCAGTCGCCCGTGGCGTCGGGAACCATAACCACAGAGGCGGGGAAGACCCGTGCGGGGCCGGGGCAGCCGTCACAGGGGCAGCAGCAGTACGTGGTGGCCCCCAGCGCGGGGCTGCAGGGGCAGCAGCTCCTCACCACGCTGTCCGGGGTTATGCCGAACATCCAGTACCAGGTCATCCCGCAGTTCCAGACGGTGGACGGGCAGCAGCTGCAGTTCGCCTCCGCCCAGCAGGACCCCCAGGCGGGGGGGCAGTTCCAGCTGGTGTCCTCCCCCGGGGGCGGGCAGCAGCTCATCGCCACGGGCCGGAgcgcggggccgggggccgggggcaaCATCCTGGCCGTCCCCGGGCTCCTCCAGCAGGCCATCCCGCTGCAGAACCTGGGCCTGGGGAACGGGCTGCTCCAGAACCAGACGCAGTTCTTAGCCAACATGCCGGTGTCGCTGAACGGGAACATCGCTCTCCTGCCGGTCAGTGCGGCGGACGGGGGCGTCTCCACCTCCCAGCAGCTGATCCAGCCGGTGTCCTGCGCCAGCGGCACGGGATACTACAGCTGCCCCGCCTCCACCACCTCCGCCCCCACGTCCTACGGAGGGGGCCTGGTCACGCAGAGCGGGGGCTTCCAGGGCTCAGTGGCCGGGGGGGGCATCCAGCAGGACGGGGGCCAGCAGCAGGTGCTGCTCCAGTCCCAGcctctgctccagggggggcAGTCCCTCCAGGGGGGGCAGGTGTTCGCCACGCAGGCCCTGCCCCAGGAGGCCCTGCAGAACCTGCAGATCCAGACCATCCCGAGCGGGGGACCCATTCTGGTGCGCACGGTGGGCCCCGGGGGGCAGGTGAGCTGGCAGACCCTGCAGCTTCAGGGGGCCGGTGGGGCCCAGATCGCCCTGGCCCCCCTCCAGACACAGATCCCCGGCCTGCAGACTGTCAGCCTCAACGCCCTCGCCAGCTCTGGCCTGCAGATGACCCAGCTCCAGGGCCTGCCCATCGCCATCGCCAACCCCACAG GGGAACAGGGGCTGCAGGGCGGAGTGGGCGGGGACAGCATGGACGACAGCACAGCGATGGACGACTGCGGAGAtgccagcccccagcccccaaacCGCCGTACCCGCAGAGAGGCCTGCACCTGCCCCTACTGCAAGGAGGGAGAGGgccg cagCACTGACCCTGGTAAGAAGAAGCAGCACATCTGCCACATCCCGGGCTGTGGGAAGGTGTACGGCAAGACGTCCCACCTGAGGGCCCACCTGCGCTGGCACACGGGCGAGCGGCCCTTCGTCTGCTCCTGGTCCTTCTGCGGCAAGCGCTTCACCCGCTCCGACGAGCTGCAgagacacaaacgcacacacaccg GAGAGAAGAAGTTCACCTGCACAGAGTGCCCCAAACGCTTCATGCGGAGTGACCACCTGTCCAAGCACATAAAGACCCACCTGAACAAGAAAGCGCCAGGTGCCCCAGCTGACGGCAACATCTCTGCCCCCGTCGCCCCGGAAACTGCTCCCTCCTTGGACCAGCATGCcctcatcaccatggaaacgctATCCCCGGAGGGCATCGCCCGGTTGGCCAGCAGTGGCATCAACGTGATGCAGGTGGCAGACCTCCACTCCATCAACATCAACAGCAACGGCTactga
- the sp1 gene encoding transcription factor Sp1 isoform X3 → MSEQQQDEMAALVEGGGGFLQKRNSNAGQDSQQPSPLALLAATCSRIDTPGEGEGVSEPQQNQQMDLGQAQLTHTPNGWQLIPVSVQSPVASGTITTEAGKTRAGPGQPSQGQQQYVVAPSAGLQGQQLLTTLSGVMPNIQYQVIPQFQTVDGQQLQFASAQQDPQAGGQFQLVSSPGGGQQLIATGRSAGPGAGGNILAVPGLLQQAIPLQNLGLGNGLLQNQTQFLANMPVSLNGNIALLPVSAADGGVSTSQQLIQPVSCASGTGYYSCPASTTSAPTSYGGGLVTQSGGFQGSVAGGGIQQDGGQQQVLLQSQPLLQGGQSLQGGQVFATQALPQEALQNLQIQTIPSGGPILVRTVGPGGQVSWQTLQLQGAGGAQIALAPLQTQIPGLQTVSLNALASSGLQMTQLQGLPIAIANPTGEQGLQGGVGGDSMDDSTAMDDCGDASPQPPNRRTRREACTCPYCKEGEGRSTDPGKKKQHICHIPGCGKVYGKTSHLRAHLRWHTGERPFVCSWSFCGKRFTRSDELQRHKRTHTGEKKFTCTECPKRFMRSDHLSKHIKTHLNKKAPGAPADGNISAPVAPETAPSLDQHALITMETLSPEGIARLASSGINVMQVADLHSININSNGY, encoded by the exons ATGAGTG AACAACAGCAAGATGAAATGGCCGCGTTGGTGGAGGGCGGTGGGGGATTTCTTCAAAAGAGAAACTCTAATGCCGGACAG GACTCACAGCAGCCGTCGCCTCTGGCTCTCCTGGCCGCGACGTGCAGCCGGATCGACACGCCCGGGGAAGGCGAGGGCGTCTCGGAGCCGCAGCAGAACCAGCAGATGGATCTCGGCCAGGCGCAGCTGACGCACACGCCGAACGGCTGGCAGCTCATTCCCGTCAGCGTGCAGTCGCCCGTGGCGTCGGGAACCATAACCACAGAGGCGGGGAAGACCCGTGCGGGGCCGGGGCAGCCGTCACAGGGGCAGCAGCAGTACGTGGTGGCCCCCAGCGCGGGGCTGCAGGGGCAGCAGCTCCTCACCACGCTGTCCGGGGTTATGCCGAACATCCAGTACCAGGTCATCCCGCAGTTCCAGACGGTGGACGGGCAGCAGCTGCAGTTCGCCTCCGCCCAGCAGGACCCCCAGGCGGGGGGGCAGTTCCAGCTGGTGTCCTCCCCCGGGGGCGGGCAGCAGCTCATCGCCACGGGCCGGAgcgcggggccgggggccgggggcaaCATCCTGGCCGTCCCCGGGCTCCTCCAGCAGGCCATCCCGCTGCAGAACCTGGGCCTGGGGAACGGGCTGCTCCAGAACCAGACGCAGTTCTTAGCCAACATGCCGGTGTCGCTGAACGGGAACATCGCTCTCCTGCCGGTCAGTGCGGCGGACGGGGGCGTCTCCACCTCCCAGCAGCTGATCCAGCCGGTGTCCTGCGCCAGCGGCACGGGATACTACAGCTGCCCCGCCTCCACCACCTCCGCCCCCACGTCCTACGGAGGGGGCCTGGTCACGCAGAGCGGGGGCTTCCAGGGCTCAGTGGCCGGGGGGGGCATCCAGCAGGACGGGGGCCAGCAGCAGGTGCTGCTCCAGTCCCAGcctctgctccagggggggcAGTCCCTCCAGGGGGGGCAGGTGTTCGCCACGCAGGCCCTGCCCCAGGAGGCCCTGCAGAACCTGCAGATCCAGACCATCCCGAGCGGGGGACCCATTCTGGTGCGCACGGTGGGCCCCGGGGGGCAGGTGAGCTGGCAGACCCTGCAGCTTCAGGGGGCCGGTGGGGCCCAGATCGCCCTGGCCCCCCTCCAGACACAGATCCCCGGCCTGCAGACTGTCAGCCTCAACGCCCTCGCCAGCTCTGGCCTGCAGATGACCCAGCTCCAGGGCCTGCCCATCGCCATCGCCAACCCCACAG GGGAACAGGGGCTGCAGGGCGGAGTGGGCGGGGACAGCATGGACGACAGCACAGCGATGGACGACTGCGGAGAtgccagcccccagcccccaaacCGCCGTACCCGCAGAGAGGCCTGCACCTGCCCCTACTGCAAGGAGGGAGAGGgccg cagCACTGACCCTGGTAAGAAGAAGCAGCACATCTGCCACATCCCGGGCTGTGGGAAGGTGTACGGCAAGACGTCCCACCTGAGGGCCCACCTGCGCTGGCACACGGGCGAGCGGCCCTTCGTCTGCTCCTGGTCCTTCTGCGGCAAGCGCTTCACCCGCTCCGACGAGCTGCAgagacacaaacgcacacacaccg GAGAGAAGAAGTTCACCTGCACAGAGTGCCCCAAACGCTTCATGCGGAGTGACCACCTGTCCAAGCACATAAAGACCCACCTGAACAAGAAAGCGCCAGGTGCCCCAGCTGACGGCAACATCTCTGCCCCCGTCGCCCCGGAAACTGCTCCCTCCTTGGACCAGCATGCcctcatcaccatggaaacgctATCCCCGGAGGGCATCGCCCGGTTGGCCAGCAGTGGCATCAACGTGATGCAGGTGGCAGACCTCCACTCCATCAACATCAACAGCAACGGCTactga